The genomic interval ACCAGACCCCTGCCCGCTCGACGACCTTGAGAAGGCGCGGACGATAGGCAGACATGGCGGAGAGGACCGCCGTCGTAACGTCCCGCAGCTCGGCTTGCGCCTCTTGCCGGTCGAAGGAGTCGCCGTCGCCGGTCTTCTTGCCCAGGACCGTCTGCATCAGCGCTTCAAAGGTTCCGGCGTGGCCTTGCAGGGGCCTGCGGATGATCGTGAGGTAGAGGTCGTTGACGAACATCCGCCGCTTCGAAAGCGCCGTGTGATAGCGCTCGTCGAGCTCCCGGCAGAAGGCGTTATCGAAACTCGACGGGATTGTCGGTTCGATGTCACGCCGGATGATATGCGAATAAAGCGCGAAGCGGCTGTTGCCCAGCGTGCGCACGAGGTCGTTGCGGCCGAGCATGCGGACGTTGATGCTGGACCAGTCCGCCGTCTGGAACGAGAAGCCTTCCAGCTTGATGAAGTTCATCAACAGGCCGGACTTGGATTTGACGATGAAGTCGTCGACGTGGCGCAGATACGGCAGATGCGACGAGACTGGGCGTTCCCGCCGCGACACCGCGCCAAAGCTCATCTGGTCCTGCAGCGTCCTCAGCATCGAGCCCCTCAAATCTTATAGGAGTCGCAACCCCAAAATTCTCTGGAACGCGGCGGGCACTGGGAGGATCTCACGAACAGCACCTCGAAGATCCGGTCGTCTCTCAAGGTCATGACGTAGCCGAAGAGATGAAAAGGAATAATCCAGAGCAGATTGAACAGGTTGTGGGTGGCGAGAAAGATCACCGAGGTCACGACCATCTCGAACATGAAATACATGTAGGGGACGCCGACGATGGTCGGGGCCCGGGTCAGCGCCTTGACGAGCGGGACGATCATCGGCTTTTCAAGATCGGCGTTGCTCATCGTCAGCCGCCGACCGAGGACTGGAAGAACTGAACGATCTGCGTCGAGCCGAAGACCAGCACGATGCCGAAGATGATTGAGCCGGCGATGCCCCAGGTCATTCGGCCCGCCCAAGCAAGGAAACCTGCGGCGATGACCGCGAGAATGGCGAGAGACGTCGAGATCGGCCCCGTGAGGGTTTGTACGAGCGTTTGCAGCGTCGACTGCACAGGAGAGAGCGTGCCGCCCGTCGCAAAGGCCGGAGAGCTTGCGTGGAGCAGCGCCAGCGCGGCCAGAGTTGAAATTTTGCCGCGGCCAGTTTTGCTAAAATGCCTCATTCCTGTTCACCATTCTGTTCGAAGTTCCAAACGAAGCCAGACCGCCAATTGTGGTCCTTGGCGCTTTCCTGCGGCTGCGCCGCGGGGAGAGGGCCGTGCTCATCGCCTGTCTTTGCGTTGATCTTGGGCCAGTCGTAGAAGTCGTTCACGACCGCGGCGACGAAGCTCACAGTTTCCGGAAACGGCGGGACGCCGTGATGCGCGAGGAGCGCCTTCTCGCCAGCGTTGTAGGCAGCGAGGATGTAGATCGGATTCCGATAGCGGCTGTGCAAGTCGCGCAGGAACCGGACCCCGCCTCTGACGTTGTCGGCGGGGTCGCAGATATTGACGCCGTAATGTTTGGCGGTCTCGGGCTCGAGCTGCATGAGACCGATCGCTCCGCGCGGCGAAACCGCGTTGCTCTGAAAGCGGGACTCAGCGCGCGCCACGGCCAACACAAAGTCAGGGAAGAAATTTTCGTCGCGGGCGATTTTCTCGACGAGGTCGCGCGCTGCGCTCGCTGGCATCGGCCCGGGTCCCGGGCAACTCTCGGTCTTTTTCGCGCCGCCTTCGGTCGTGCGCTCGACCTCTGAGCCCGCGACGGGCGCTGGAACCACCTTGCCAGACGGCGAGACCATCGCTTCCAGGGCGCGCCCGCGCGCGATCAGCGCTGCTTCGCCCGAGAGAGCTTGCGACGCAGCGCCTAAAGCAAAGAGAATTCCGAGAGCGGCGCCGCGCATCTTGCCTCTGTGTTCTATTAAAATATATACTAAACGAACTCGAGCCGACGGCGC from Methylocystis iwaonis carries:
- a CDS encoding type IV secretion system protein VirB3, which produces MSNADLEKPMIVPLVKALTRAPTIVGVPYMYFMFEMVVTSVIFLATHNLFNLLWIIPFHLFGYVMTLRDDRIFEVLFVRSSQCPPRSREFWGCDSYKI
- a CDS encoding lytic transglycosylase domain-containing protein, giving the protein MRGAALGILFALGAASQALSGEAALIARGRALEAMVSPSGKVVPAPVAGSEVERTTEGGAKKTESCPGPGPMPASAARDLVEKIARDENFFPDFVLAVARAESRFQSNAVSPRGAIGLMQLEPETAKHYGVNICDPADNVRGGVRFLRDLHSRYRNPIYILAAYNAGEKALLAHHGVPPFPETVSFVAAVVNDFYDWPKINAKTGDEHGPLPAAQPQESAKDHNWRSGFVWNFEQNGEQE
- a CDS encoding TrbC/VirB2 family protein, encoding MRHFSKTGRGKISTLAALALLHASSPAFATGGTLSPVQSTLQTLVQTLTGPISTSLAILAVIAAGFLAWAGRMTWGIAGSIIFGIVLVFGSTQIVQFFQSSVGG